The genomic stretch CGCGACATTCTGATTCGCGATTACTAGCGATTCCGACTTCACGCAGTCGAGTTGCAGACTGCGATCCGGACTACGATCGGTTTTGTGGGATTAGCTCCACCTCGCGGCTTGGCAACCCTCTGTACCGACCATTGTAGCACGTGTGTAGCCCAGGCCGTAAGGGCCATGATGACTTGACGTCATCCCCACCTTCCTCCGGTTTGTCACCGGCAGTCTCCTTAGAGTGCCCACCATTACGTGCTGGTAACTAAGGACAAGGGTTGCGCTCGTTACGGGACTTAACCCAACATCTCACGACACGAGCTGACGACAGCCATGCAGCACCTGTCTCAATGTTCCCGAAGGCACCAATCCATCTCTGGAAAGTTCATTGGATGTCAAGGCCTGGTAAGGTTCTTCGCGTTGCTTCGAATTAAACCACATGCTCCACCGCTTGTGCGGGCCCCCGTCAATTCATTTGAGTTTTAACCTTGCGGCCGTACTCCCCAGGCGGTCAACTTAATGCGTTAGCTGCGCCACTAAGAGCTCAAGGCTCCCAACGGCTAGTTGACATCGTTTACGGCGTGGACTACCAGGGTATCTAATCCTGTTTGCTCCCCACGCTTTCGCACCTCAGTGTCAGTATCAGTCCAGGTGGTCGCCTTCGCCACTGGTGTTCCTTCCTATATCTACGCATTTCACCGCTACACAGGAAATTCCACCACCCTCTACCATACTCTAGCTTGTCAGTTTTGAATGCAGTTCCCAGGTTGAGCCCGGGGATTTCACATCCAACTTAACAAACCACCTACGCGCGCTTTACGCCCAGTAATTCCGATTAACGCTTGCACCCTCTGTATTACCGCGGCTGCTGGCACAGAGTTAGCCGGTGCTTATTCTGTCGGTAACGTCAAGACAGCAACGTATTAGGTTACTGCCCTTCCTCCCAACTTAAAGTGCTTTACAATCCGAAGACCTTCTTCACACACGCGGCATGGCTGGATCAGGCTTTCGCCCATTGTCCAATATTCCCCACTGCTGCCTCCCGTAGGAGTCTGGACCGTGTCTCAGTTCCAGTGTGACTGATCATCCTCTCAGACCAGTTACGGATCGTCGCCTTGGTGAGCCATTACCCCACCAACTAGCTAATCCGACCTAGGCTCATCTGATAGCGCAAGGCCCGAAGGTCCCCTGCTTTCTCCCGTAGGACGTATGCGGTATTAGCGTCCGTTTCCGAGCGTTATCCCCCACTACCAGGCAGATTCCTAGGCATTACTCACCCGTCCGCCGCTCTCAAGAGAAGCAAGCTTCTCTCTACCGCTCGACTTGCATGTGTTAGGCCTGCCGCCAGCGTTCAATCTGAGCCATGATCAAACTCTTCAGTTCAAACATCTTTGGGTTTTTAAGAAACCCTAAACTTGGCTCAGCAATCGTTGGTTACATCTTTGATTTCTCGCGGAGTAACTTGTGATGCTGATAATCTTTTTGACTATCAGTCTGACAGCACAAGCACCCACACGAATTGCTTGATTCAGTTGTTAAAGAGCGGTTGGTTAAGATCTTTCGTCTCAACCGAGGCGCGCATTCTACAGCAGCCTCATTTGCTGTCAAGCGGTATTTTCAGAAGTTTTTGAAGATTTCCTCAACAACTTCAACCACTTGCGCTTCCGATCACTCGGTAGCGGGAGGCGAATTCTACAGCGTTACACGCTGCTGTCAACACCTCTTTTTCAACTCCTTTCGCGCTTCGATGAACTGAAGCAACCTGCTGCCGAAAACTGCGTAACTCATTGTTTACCAAGGAGTTTTCCGTTTCGACTGCGCCGGAAGTGGGGCGAATTATAGACACCTGAGATCTGCCGTCAAGCGTTAATTAAGCTTTTGTTGCAGAAGGTGCCTTTTTACCCTTTAGACGCGGAATTCGCCGGGCAATGGCAGGCACACGCAAGACTAATAGCAGTGCACCTATAGAGGCATAGATCGCCCACTCTTTCAGGTCCGCACGAACTATCCACAACATGTGCAGCAAACCAAGCCCCAAAATCACGTAGACCAGGCGGTGCAACTTCCTCCAGCGCACACCCAATCGTCGCTGACTGTATCGATTGGACGTTGCCGCCAGCAGGAGCAACCCCACCAGGCCGAGACTGCCAACAATAATGTATGGCCGCTTGCTCAGCTCCACCCCCAACTGCGACCAGTCCAGGCCAAGGATAAATACCAGGTAGGCAGACAGATGCAGCACTGCATAGGCAAAAGTCCACAACCCCAGTTGCCGCCTCACCGCAATCCAGCCCGCCCAACCGCTCAATTTCTGCAAAGGCGTCATGCTCAACGTAATCAAGAGCAGCGTCAGGGTTCCCAAACCCAAGCGATCGACCAGCACCTTGCCCGGGTCAGGCCCCAACGCCGAACTCCAGGCTTCATACAACCAGAGCAGCGGCCACACCGCCGCCGCTATGAAGACGGCACTGCGCCACAACACAAACCGCATCAGTAGTTCGTCCTCAAGTCCATGCCTGCATACAGGCCGGCTACTTCATCTGCGTAGCCATTGAACATCTGGGTGGCACGCACATTGGGCTTGAACAATCCGCTGGGCAAACGCCGCTCCCGCGCCTGGGTCCAGCGCGGATGATCGACAGTGGGGTTCACATTGGCGTAGAAGCCATACTCATCCGCGGCAATGCCCTGCCAGGTGGTTTTTGGCTGCTCGCTGACCAGACTGATGCGCACGATGGATTTGACACTCTTGAAGCCGTACTTCCACGGCACCACCAAGCGCAATGGCGCGCCGTTCTGGTTAGGCAATTCACGCCCGTACATCCCGACTGCCAGGATCGCCAGCGGATGCATCGCCTCATCCAGGCGCAGCCCTTCTATATAAGGCCAGTCGATCAGGGCAAAACCGGAGCGCTGGCCCGGCATGCTCTGAGGGTCCTGCAAGGTTTCGAAGCGAATGTACCGGGCCTTGGAAGTGGGCTCGACCTGCTTGAGCAATGCAGAAAGAGGAAAGCCGATCCAGGGGATCACCATCGACCAGGCCTCCACACACCGCAGTCGGTAGATGCGCTCCTCCAACTGATAGGGTTTCATCAGGTCTTCCAGGGCATAACGCCCCGGTTTCCCCACCTCCCCGTCTACCACCACGCTCCAGGGTTCGGTTTTCAAGGCGCCGGCATTGGCGGCCGGATCCCCCTTGTCGGTGCCGAACTCATAGAAGTTGTTGTAGTGGGTCGCATCCTTGAAGGGCGTGATCGACTCATCCTTGACGTTGACCGCCCCCCAACGAGTCGCCGGGAGTTTCTCGTTGAACCAGGCTGGCGCCTTGCCCGGCTCGACGTCCGGGTATCGTGCGACGTCATCGGCGCTGGCCCAGCGCGGCAGACTGCTGGCAGCCATTACGCTGACTGCACTGCCCAGCACGCTGCGGCGAGATATATAGAGGGATTCAGGCGTGACGTCCGACTCAGGGCAGTCGGACGATTTGGGGAATTTGAATAACATGACAACTCCGCAGCATTGGAGGACTGATGCACCAATAGACTGCGGAGTATGGGGGAAATTACCTCACTCGGCTTTTTTGTGCCGGCGAAGGTGTAACAAGTACTGCACCGGACCAGAGGCGGCATAGGCGAGGAACACCAGGAGCAGAATGCGCGGCGGATCGCTGAACACCACGGCAAACACCAGCACCACCGCCAGGATCGCCACAAAAGGCACACGCCCCTTCAGGTCCAGCTCCTTGAAGCTGTTGTACTTGATGTTGCTGACCATCAACATGCCGGCCGCAGCCACCATCAGCGCCACCAGGAAGGACATTTTCGAGCCCTGGATCCCGTAGTCACTGAAGGCCCAGACGATACCCGCCACCACACCCGCGGCAGCCGGGCTGGCCAGGCCGATGAAGTAACGCTTGTCCGCGGTCCCCACCTGGGTGTTGAAGCGCGCCAGACGCAAGGCCGCGCCCGCCACATAGATGAAGGCAACCATCCAGCCGACCTTGCCCATATCGCCCAGGGCCCAGCCGAAGGCCAGCAACGCCGGTGCAACACCAAAGGCAACCATGTCCGACAGCGAGTCGTACTCGGCGCCAAAGGCGCTCTGGGTATTGGTCATCCGCGCTACCCGGCCATCCAGGCCGTCGAGCACCATGGCGACAAAGATCGCGATTGCCGCGAAAGCAAAGTACTTGCTCGCGCCGGCAGCATCACCGGCACTCAAGGCGCTCTGCGCGCTCATCGAGTTAATGATGGAGTAGAACCCCGCGAACAGGTTCGCGGTGGTGAACAGATTCGGCAGAAGATAGATACCACGATGCCGGACTTTACGGCCTTCAGCATCATGCCCTTCTTCGATGTGTTCATCGATGGGCAGCAGGCTTTCGGCGTCAGAAGCCTGGTTTGGCTCTTCGGGACGTTCGCTCATGGACAGTACCTTGCAACGGTGTGGAAATTTTTGACAGGTGTCTGCGTCAACGGTTCGCAGCACAAACGATGCAGCTTTATACCAGAACCAGCCCACCAAACGAAAAAACGCGGCATAAGCCGCGTTTTTCGTACAGGGTCGTGACTTAGTTTTTGGCTTTGTCGACGATCTTGTTGGCACCGATCCACGGCATCATCGAACGCAGTTGCTCGCCGATGATTTCGATACCGTGTGCAGCGTTGTTACGACGCTTGGCGGTCATCGAAGGGTAGCCGGTTGCACCTTCGCTGATGAACATCTTGGCGTACTCGCCGTCCTGAATGCGTTTCAGGGCGTTGCGCATGGCCTGACGGGATTCGGCGTTGATGACTTCCGGGCCGGTCACGTACTCGCCGTACTCGGCGTTGTTGGAGATCGAGTAGTTCATGTTGGCGATACCGCCTTCGTACATGAGGTCAACGATCAGCTTCAGTTCGTGCAGGCACTCGAAGTAGGCCATTTCTGGCGCGTAGCCAGCTTCAACCAGGGTTTCGAAACCGGCTTTTACCAGCTCAACGGTACCGCCGCACAGAACGGCTTGTTCGCCGAACAGGTCGGTTTCGGTCTCGTCCTTGAAGGTGGTTTCGATGATGCCGGTACGACCACCGCCAACGCCAGCCGCGTAGGACAGTGCAACGTTTTTGGCATTGCCCGAAGC from Pseudomonas sp. S04 encodes the following:
- the msrQ gene encoding protein-methionine-sulfoxide reductase heme-binding subunit MsrQ, translating into MRFVLWRSAVFIAAAVWPLLWLYEAWSSALGPDPGKVLVDRLGLGTLTLLLITLSMTPLQKLSGWAGWIAVRRQLGLWTFAYAVLHLSAYLVFILGLDWSQLGVELSKRPYIIVGSLGLVGLLLLAATSNRYSQRRLGVRWRKLHRLVYVILGLGLLHMLWIVRADLKEWAIYASIGALLLVLRVPAIARRIPRLKGKKAPSATKA
- the msrP gene encoding protein-methionine-sulfoxide reductase catalytic subunit MsrP, yielding MLFKFPKSSDCPESDVTPESLYISRRSVLGSAVSVMAASSLPRWASADDVARYPDVEPGKAPAWFNEKLPATRWGAVNVKDESITPFKDATHYNNFYEFGTDKGDPAANAGALKTEPWSVVVDGEVGKPGRYALEDLMKPYQLEERIYRLRCVEAWSMVIPWIGFPLSALLKQVEPTSKARYIRFETLQDPQSMPGQRSGFALIDWPYIEGLRLDEAMHPLAILAVGMYGRELPNQNGAPLRLVVPWKYGFKSVKSIVRISLVSEQPKTTWQGIAADEYGFYANVNPTVDHPRWTQARERRLPSGLFKPNVRATQMFNGYADEVAGLYAGMDLRTNY
- the pssA gene encoding CDP-diacylglycerol--serine O-phosphatidyltransferase; this encodes MSERPEEPNQASDAESLLPIDEHIEEGHDAEGRKVRHRGIYLLPNLFTTANLFAGFYSIINSMSAQSALSAGDAAGASKYFAFAAIAIFVAMVLDGLDGRVARMTNTQSAFGAEYDSLSDMVAFGVAPALLAFGWALGDMGKVGWMVAFIYVAGAALRLARFNTQVGTADKRYFIGLASPAAAGVVAGIVWAFSDYGIQGSKMSFLVALMVAAAGMLMVSNIKYNSFKELDLKGRVPFVAILAVVLVFAVVFSDPPRILLLVFLAYAASGPVQYLLHLRRHKKAE
- the ilvC gene encoding ketol-acid reductoisomerase, whose product is MKVYYEKDCDLSIIQGKKVAIIGYGSQGHAQACNLKDSGVDVTVGLRKGSATVAKAEAHGLKVTDVASAVAAADLVMILTPDEFQSALYKNEIEPNIKKGATLAFSHGFAIHYNQVVPRADLDVIMIAPKAPGHTVRSEFVKGGGIPDLIAIYQDASGNAKNVALSYAAGVGGGRTGIIETTFKDETETDLFGEQAVLCGGTVELVKAGFETLVEAGYAPEMAYFECLHELKLIVDLMYEGGIANMNYSISNNAEYGEYVTGPEVINAESRQAMRNALKRIQDGEYAKMFISEGATGYPSMTAKRRNNAAHGIEIIGEQLRSMMPWIGANKIVDKAKN